From a region of the Roseivirga sp. 4D4 genome:
- a CDS encoding JAB domain-containing protein has protein sequence MSPSIKDQFEKIKLTYQHKTPAKDRPDISNPQEAYHQLMRSWDQGEIDLIEEVKLLLLDRSSRLMSIYSLCRGGMDKDNLTLDPKVIYAAALIRKAHQIVLAQNYPGGVFDPSYLDNGQINQLSEGGFILDIPLIDYMVVTPDGYYSHLKDARKGFTQIPPSPQ, from the coding sequence ATGTCCCCATCAATTAAAGATCAATTCGAAAAAATTAAACTCACCTATCAACACAAGACACCGGCCAAGGATCGGCCTGACATTTCCAATCCTCAAGAAGCCTATCACCAGTTAATGAGAAGCTGGGATCAAGGTGAAATTGACCTGATTGAAGAAGTCAAACTTTTGCTATTGGATCGCTCAAGCAGATTAATGTCTATTTACTCCCTCTGTAGAGGCGGTATGGACAAAGACAACCTCACACTTGACCCCAAAGTGATCTATGCGGCAGCGCTTATCAGGAAAGCCCACCAAATCGTCCTTGCTCAGAATTACCCTGGTGGCGTGTTTGATCCTTCCTACTTGGATAATGGCCAAATCAACCAGTTATCGGAAGGTGGCTTTATTCTGGATATCCCCCTGATTGACTACATGGTGGTTACGCCAGATGGTTATTATTCACATCTCAAAGATGCCCGGAAGGGGTTTACTCAAATACCACCTTCCCCACAGTAA
- a CDS encoding helix-turn-helix domain-containing protein, translated as MEKDGYDKELKAIAARIRQLRIDAGFSSQDAFADTHGFQRKQIWRIEAGHNLNMTTLLRLAEIHGITIQEFFAGVK; from the coding sequence ATGGAAAAAGACGGCTATGACAAAGAGCTTAAGGCAATTGCTGCGCGTATCAGACAACTCAGGATTGATGCGGGTTTTAGCAGTCAGGATGCCTTTGCTGATACCCATGGCTTTCAGAGAAAACAAATCTGGCGCATTGAGGCTGGCCATAATTTGAACATGACCACCCTGCTACGGCTTGCAGAAATTCATGGCATAACTATTCAGGAATTCTTTGCTGGAGTGAAATAG
- a CDS encoding helix-turn-helix domain-containing protein: MSNKQARSARVHLGLNQENVGKAIGVHKQQLSRFEKGHQELSTKNLNKLTKFFEERGLEFLENNGLREKHSYVKNYLGKEGFKMFMDDVYEVASHEGGDICIFNSKPELWYEWLTREWYEDVHAARMKKLGDKIRIRIIVQKDEDLLILNSAEHRYYPKALHNEKIFYIYGSNSAYLSFANNNVEIRVFKQKEFADIHRELFELSWDHSEHIN, from the coding sequence TTGAGCAATAAACAAGCACGGTCGGCAAGAGTGCATCTGGGTCTTAACCAAGAGAATGTTGGTAAGGCCATTGGGGTGCATAAACAACAACTGTCACGGTTTGAAAAAGGACATCAGGAACTCTCAACCAAGAACCTTAATAAACTGACCAAATTCTTTGAAGAAAGAGGTTTGGAATTTTTAGAGAATAATGGGTTAAGAGAAAAGCATTCCTACGTTAAAAATTATTTGGGTAAGGAAGGTTTTAAGATGTTCATGGATGATGTGTATGAGGTTGCAAGTCATGAAGGCGGGGATATCTGCATATTCAATTCAAAACCTGAGCTTTGGTATGAATGGCTGACAAGAGAATGGTATGAGGATGTGCATGCCGCGCGCATGAAGAAACTTGGCGATAAAATCAGGATTAGGATAATCGTTCAGAAAGATGAGGACTTATTAATCCTGAATAGCGCAGAGCATCGCTATTACCCAAAGGCGCTGCACAATGAGAAAATATTCTATATCTACGGCTCAAACTCGGCTTACCTGAGTTTTGCCAATAACAATGTTGAGATTAGGGTATTCAAGCAAAAAGAGTTTGCTGACATACATAGGGAGTTGTTCGAATTGTCTTGGGATCATAGTGAGCATATAAACTAA
- a CDS encoding calcium-binding protein, producing MSGKIYITSTSAGIVPNAHTYLVYDLDGDLSTFNDQTMINAGPDNQNIFDWGDIFIDSDLDVQDPLSLYKVDTDGDGVVDNDPLTDYNYTELDLGGASAALKWSDMVAFANQLALSDPISYNPIGANSNSITSSVLAKIGLDFEFNTPHEDGTGAAFSASNYPGYNILFSGIEGDVLHGYGGDDTITDVGGGNDTFFGDEGDDELYGEDGNDTLNGGTGDDELFGGADNDTLNGGLGTDLLEGGTGDDEYIFNVGHGQDEIDDSAGTNDTITIGAGISVADVDFTQLGLDLKITFDGSTDEILIKDHLSTGKIENIQFEDELISNPSAGAYNVVNGTSGNNFFLNGSTGKDIINGFQGDDKLYGDDGDDILNGGDGFDQLYGGAGNDILRGGTDNKQNWFNDGYGDDESYGGAGSDVFIVAPGSDYYDGGAGFDSFTADDQNATTIARGLLPLLNGINVDLSQGLIIDDGYGTSDTVVSVRDVTGSSFSDTLTATSVASSGNFGSRFFARGGDDTLNGNIRNDQLSGEAGNDVLYGAGGNDSLSGGTGNDEFIFNSGDGQDFLVDEDGNDFIRLGAGITQSDITLTQVGDDLEITFANNASDKITVFKHYDTSFPWAIEKIVFNDNSEMALVGPVPIQGTSGDDTLVGTTGDDLFEGSLGNDSIDGLGGIDTVSYASAANAVIANLNNGTVTGSGTDTLSNIENLEGSDYNDTIFGSSGSNELFGGAGNDNLKSYAGDDIAFGGEGADKVYGHGGNDILYGDGDGTETYAGGNDTLYGSSGNDTLYGGGGNDDLRGELDHDTIYGGDGNDRIYGEKSGNTSWIGHDFLYGEGGNDTIYGNSGDDYLSGGTGDDGLHGDAGNDTLEGGDGNDNLKGGAGNDILRGQDGNDILFGGAGDDTLDGGAGTDIADFGSSNAAVTVNLINGTATGEGTDTLTNIEGVYGSDFNDTITGNSSDNDLRGEAGNDVINGEAGNDNLRGGAGNDFITGGAGNDELRGDGGADTFIFEAGTSFGFTDIIRSFETSQNDAIDIADLLMGYDPLTDLITDFVEITDNGTDSTLKVDSDGGADNFVAIAEIYGVTGWTDEAALETAGTLITV from the coding sequence ATGTCTGGTAAAATATACATCACTTCAACTTCAGCGGGAATTGTACCGAACGCTCACACCTATCTAGTGTATGACTTGGACGGTGATCTTAGCACATTTAATGATCAAACTATGATCAATGCCGGGCCTGACAATCAGAACATTTTTGATTGGGGTGATATTTTCATTGATTCGGATTTGGACGTACAAGACCCACTGTCCTTGTATAAAGTTGATACAGATGGAGATGGAGTTGTCGATAACGATCCTTTAACAGACTATAATTATACTGAGCTTGATTTAGGTGGTGCATCGGCAGCGCTTAAATGGTCTGACATGGTAGCATTTGCTAACCAACTAGCTCTTTCTGACCCAATCTCTTACAATCCTATAGGGGCGAATAGTAATTCAATCACAAGCTCTGTTTTGGCAAAAATAGGGCTGGATTTTGAGTTTAATACACCTCATGAAGACGGTACAGGTGCAGCGTTTTCGGCATCGAATTACCCAGGCTACAATATTCTGTTTAGCGGCATAGAAGGAGATGTTCTGCATGGCTATGGCGGTGATGATACTATCACTGATGTTGGGGGCGGTAATGACACATTTTTTGGTGATGAAGGTGATGATGAGCTTTACGGGGAAGATGGAAACGACACGCTCAATGGCGGCACAGGCGATGATGAATTGTTCGGTGGTGCAGACAATGATACCCTTAATGGTGGCTTAGGTACAGACCTTCTGGAGGGTGGTACGGGTGATGATGAATATATCTTTAATGTGGGTCATGGTCAGGATGAGATTGATGATAGTGCAGGAACAAATGACACCATCACCATTGGGGCAGGGATATCCGTTGCTGATGTTGATTTTACGCAGTTAGGGCTTGACCTAAAAATCACGTTTGATGGCTCTACTGATGAAATTCTAATCAAAGACCATCTGTCAACGGGTAAAATTGAAAACATTCAGTTTGAAGACGAATTAATCTCTAATCCTTCTGCTGGTGCCTACAACGTGGTCAATGGCACGAGTGGAAATAACTTCTTCCTCAATGGTAGCACTGGCAAGGATATTATCAATGGTTTCCAAGGAGATGATAAGCTTTATGGTGACGATGGAGATGACATTTTAAATGGTGGTGATGGGTTTGATCAGCTTTATGGTGGTGCAGGTAATGACATTCTGCGAGGTGGCACCGATAATAAACAAAACTGGTTTAATGATGGATATGGAGATGATGAATCCTATGGTGGCGCGGGGTCTGACGTATTCATAGTGGCTCCTGGGTCTGATTATTATGATGGTGGTGCTGGGTTTGACAGTTTTACCGCTGATGATCAAAATGCAACGACTATTGCGCGTGGACTTCTTCCTTTACTGAATGGTATCAACGTTGATCTTTCTCAAGGACTAATCATTGATGATGGGTACGGCACCTCTGACACTGTAGTAAGCGTTCGGGACGTAACCGGGTCAAGCTTTAGCGATACATTAACAGCCACGAGTGTTGCATCATCAGGTAATTTTGGATCGCGCTTCTTCGCGCGTGGTGGAGATGACACATTAAATGGAAACATTCGCAATGACCAATTAAGCGGTGAGGCAGGAAATGATGTGCTATACGGTGCTGGCGGCAATGATTCCCTCAGTGGTGGCACGGGGAATGATGAATTCATTTTTAATTCCGGTGATGGACAGGATTTCCTTGTTGATGAAGATGGTAATGATTTCATCAGACTTGGGGCAGGGATCACGCAGAGTGACATCACATTAACGCAGGTTGGCGATGATTTGGAAATTACTTTTGCGAATAACGCATCTGATAAAATCACGGTGTTCAAGCATTATGATACGAGCTTTCCTTGGGCGATTGAAAAAATCGTCTTCAATGATAATTCAGAAATGGCTTTGGTTGGCCCAGTGCCGATCCAAGGTACAAGCGGAGATGATACGCTTGTTGGAACAACAGGTGATGACCTGTTCGAAGGCAGTCTTGGCAATGACAGTATTGATGGCCTTGGCGGTATAGATACGGTGTCCTATGCCTCTGCGGCAAATGCTGTTATCGCGAATTTGAATAACGGTACAGTGACCGGAAGCGGGACTGACACTTTAAGCAATATCGAGAACCTTGAAGGCTCTGATTACAACGACACGATATTTGGCAGTAGCGGATCAAACGAGCTATTTGGTGGCGCTGGTAACGACAACCTAAAAAGCTATGCCGGGGACGATATTGCCTTTGGTGGTGAAGGTGCTGATAAGGTTTACGGACATGGTGGCAACGACATTCTTTATGGTGATGGTGATGGCACAGAAACTTATGCAGGTGGCAATGATACGCTTTATGGCAGTTCCGGTAATGACACGCTTTATGGCGGTGGCGGTAATGATGATCTGAGAGGTGAACTAGATCATGACACCATTTATGGCGGTGATGGCAACGACAGAATATATGGTGAGAAGTCAGGCAATACAAGCTGGATCGGTCACGACTTCCTCTATGGAGAAGGGGGCAATGATACTATCTACGGTAATAGTGGTGATGATTATCTATCTGGTGGAACTGGTGATGATGGGTTGCATGGTGATGCAGGTAATGACACGCTTGAAGGTGGGGATGGTAACGACAACCTAAAAGGTGGAGCTGGCAATGATATTTTGCGTGGCCAGGATGGGAACGACATTCTCTTTGGCGGTGCTGGTGATGACACATTAGATGGTGGTGCAGGTACGGACATTGCCGATTTCGGTAGCTCTAACGCTGCTGTGACTGTCAATCTGATCAATGGTACGGCCACAGGTGAAGGCACGGACACTTTAACGAATATTGAAGGTGTCTACGGTAGTGACTTCAATGATACTATTACTGGAAATAGCAGTGATAACGACCTAAGAGGCGAGGCCGGAAACGATGTAATCAACGGAGAAGCTGGTAATGATAATTTACGCGGTGGCGCAGGAAATGACTTCATTACGGGCGGTGCAGGGAATGATGAGCTTCGCGGTGATGGTGGTGCGGATACCTTTATTTTTGAAGCAGGCACTTCTTTTGGATTTACTGATATCATCCGATCATTTGAAACCTCTCAAAATGATGCGATTGATATTGCCGATCTTCTTATGGGTTATGATCCCTTAACTGATCTAATCACAGACTTTGTAGAAATTACCGATAACGGTACAGATTCAACATTGAAGGTTGATAGTGATGGTGGTGCGGATAATTTCGTTGCAATCGCTGAAATCTATGGCGTAACAGGTTGGACGGATGAAGCTGCGTTAGAAACAGCGGGTACATTGATTACGGTTTAG
- a CDS encoding GNAT family N-acetyltransferase, with translation MVRYEPFNNTDDFFEQNGAVIEQNYFVFHNPLRLMFTEGIDVFRLYNLIGDEGSHAYCIWLSGNYYIVSFGWSEEIIEALNEQIEIAQFRNFVFTGHKDLLLSFLEVNNAEYRVLKDRIIYECLEPNALDNLPGNLVLASPEDLDELGTMSFEYHQAEYEEEAFRDEMYMRELVEAGIENGNIYKLVEGGVIYSMAQVIYNEPGPPLIGMLFTKPDFRGQGHATSLVHKLTSTLIDGGSEKCGLMSDAVNEASNRVFVKVGYVPIYNQLSVSINEGQ, from the coding sequence ATGGTCAGGTACGAACCATTCAACAACACAGACGATTTCTTTGAGCAAAATGGAGCTGTAATCGAACAAAATTACTTTGTCTTTCATAACCCCTTGAGGTTAATGTTTACAGAAGGCATTGATGTTTTTCGATTGTATAACTTAATTGGCGATGAAGGATCACATGCCTACTGTATTTGGTTATCGGGAAACTATTACATTGTTAGTTTTGGCTGGAGTGAAGAAATTATAGAAGCTTTGAATGAGCAAATAGAGATAGCTCAATTTAGGAACTTCGTCTTTACTGGTCATAAGGATTTACTTCTAAGTTTTTTAGAGGTGAATAATGCAGAGTACAGGGTTCTTAAGGACAGAATTATATATGAATGCTTGGAACCAAACGCACTTGATAACCTACCTGGTAATTTAGTCCTTGCATCTCCTGAAGACCTTGATGAGCTCGGAACCATGAGCTTTGAATACCATCAGGCAGAATATGAGGAAGAGGCCTTCCGTGATGAAATGTATATGAGAGAACTTGTTGAAGCTGGAATCGAGAATGGGAATATCTATAAGCTTGTCGAGGGTGGTGTGATTTATTCTATGGCACAAGTTATCTACAACGAGCCTGGGCCACCACTAATCGGTATGCTTTTTACAAAACCTGATTTCAGAGGGCAAGGCCATGCAACCTCTTTAGTTCATAAGCTTACCAGTACATTAATAGATGGTGGGAGTGAAAAGTGTGGGCTTATGTCAGATGCGGTCAATGAAGCATCAAATAGAGTATTCGTAAAGGTTGGCTACGTACCTATCTATAATCAGCTATCGGTTTCAATAAACGAAGGTCAGTAA
- a CDS encoding single-stranded DNA-binding protein — MSNTTENTTVTTKTQEDLFADTNITQRSGRLTKDAELIKDGKFVKFRIASNKEYIDTQSGELKTTTNYFNALVSNNLTDAFNVAQELKKGDWVYFKGEDATRSIDTVEGYKETGVTTFAYKVVLKKPKLETTANSNQLEIDQSVNGASLDQQ, encoded by the coding sequence ATGTCAAACACTACAGAAAACACTACCGTAACAACCAAAACTCAAGAAGACTTGTTCGCTGATACAAATATCACTCAGAGATCAGGCCGATTAACCAAAGATGCAGAGCTTATCAAGGATGGTAAATTTGTTAAGTTCAGAATTGCTTCCAACAAGGAGTACATTGATACACAAAGTGGTGAACTCAAAACCACAACCAACTACTTTAACGCTCTTGTATCTAACAATCTGACAGATGCATTTAATGTAGCCCAAGAACTTAAAAAAGGTGACTGGGTATACTTCAAAGGCGAGGACGCAACACGTTCCATCGACACTGTAGAAGGCTACAAAGAAACAGGCGTGACAACCTTTGCCTATAAAGTAGTCCTAAAAAAACCAAAGCTTGAGACAACAGCCAATTCCAACCAATTGGAGATAGATCAAAGTGTAAACGGTGCATCCTTGGATCAGCAATAA
- a CDS encoding helix-turn-helix domain-containing protein yields the protein MNTAKKGKASEIDIEVGKRLREIREQYKFTLEDLGHLLGITWQQVQKYEKGVNRISSSRLNTISKIFKVQMEYFFSEVENPFDRYYQAPKKTEPIEQLWAKLPDGIIKNSLYSLVETLIHLKISKTEIR from the coding sequence ATGAATACAGCTAAAAAGGGTAAAGCATCAGAAATTGATATTGAAGTCGGTAAAAGACTAAGAGAAATTAGAGAACAGTATAAATTCACACTTGAAGATCTGGGTCATTTGCTGGGCATTACATGGCAACAGGTTCAAAAATATGAGAAAGGTGTAAACCGTATTTCAAGTAGTCGGTTGAATACAATTTCTAAAATATTCAAAGTACAAATGGAGTATTTCTTCTCTGAAGTTGAAAACCCCTTTGATCGTTATTATCAAGCTCCGAAAAAAACAGAGCCAATAGAACAGCTATGGGCAAAGCTCCCGGATGGTATCATAAAGAACAGCCTCTACTCCTTAGTTGAAACGCTCATACATCTGAAAATTTCCAAGACGGAGATAAGATAG
- a CDS encoding SOS response-associated peptidase has translation MCVDAEYNLKSQIKQAIHDGLPEEEIEDMKRELWILTGDPFYDPDEELDIAQVDVWPGLEEYEYYHVNGYAKPTLLSYTGMTPLKIAFAEWGFVPFWVETMQERNSYKAKSNNNLNAQSGHMFTNRTFADGAKWGRCVVMLDAYYEHHDYGSKKYPFRIFRKDGKPMYIGCISRKADLYDEESGEEMTINTLAFLTCKANPMMAKIHNNEEMVKRTGHRMLVILEEDQISDFLKPYPVSHLEKGDPQEEKLFQEEILNLCQPFPQEKMGYHSVINLRKRKEMPYIGNTPEITKVYVWEDLDYEAIKVEGKKE, from the coding sequence ATGTGCGTAGATGCTGAATACAATCTTAAGAGCCAAATCAAACAAGCTATTCATGACGGTCTTCCAGAAGAAGAGATTGAGGATATGAAGCGTGAGTTATGGATTTTGACAGGAGATCCTTTTTACGACCCTGATGAAGAACTCGATATTGCTCAAGTCGATGTTTGGCCTGGCCTAGAAGAATACGAATATTATCATGTGAATGGATATGCCAAGCCAACACTTCTCAGTTACACTGGAATGACTCCCTTGAAAATCGCCTTTGCAGAATGGGGTTTCGTGCCGTTTTGGGTTGAAACAATGCAGGAGAGAAACAGCTACAAGGCCAAAAGCAATAACAATCTTAATGCTCAAAGTGGGCATATGTTCACCAATCGCACTTTTGCTGATGGGGCAAAATGGGGGCGCTGCGTAGTGATGCTTGATGCTTACTATGAACATCACGACTATGGATCAAAGAAATACCCTTTTAGAATATTTCGAAAAGATGGGAAGCCAATGTATATAGGCTGTATCTCACGCAAGGCAGATTTATACGATGAGGAATCTGGTGAGGAAATGACAATTAATACTTTGGCCTTTTTGACATGTAAGGCCAATCCCATGATGGCCAAAATTCATAACAATGAAGAGATGGTCAAAAGAACGGGTCACAGAATGCTTGTTATTTTGGAAGAGGATCAAATAAGTGATTTCCTTAAGCCTTATCCGGTATCACATCTTGAAAAAGGAGACCCACAAGAGGAGAAATTATTTCAGGAAGAAATTTTAAATCTATGCCAACCATTTCCACAAGAAAAGATGGGGTATCATTCTGTTATTAATCTTAGAAAAAGAAAAGAGATGCCATATATCGGTAATACACCAGAGATTACGAAAGTATATGTATGGGAAGATTTAGACTATGAGGCAATAAAGGTAGAAGGAAAAAAAGAGTGA
- a CDS encoding JAB domain-containing protein, with product MTPSSKRLSTKFEEVQLIYKNKTLAKDRPSVKTPEQAYEIFIQNWNLDQISLLEEVKILLLDNSMKLMSIAAISKGGMTGALVDPRMIFATALKRRSHAIIMAHNHPTGNLKPSHADIKLSDTIAASGKVLGIQLIDHLIVTSDHYCSLASDGYMEAPSNAAPV from the coding sequence ATGACCCCAAGCAGTAAGAGACTTTCAACCAAGTTTGAAGAAGTTCAACTTATATATAAAAATAAGACACTTGCAAAAGATCGCCCTAGCGTCAAAACACCAGAGCAAGCCTACGAGATTTTCATACAGAACTGGAATCTAGATCAGATCAGTTTACTCGAAGAAGTCAAAATTCTGCTCTTAGATAACTCTATGAAATTAATGTCAATTGCCGCTATCTCCAAAGGCGGTATGACAGGTGCTTTAGTTGATCCACGCATGATCTTTGCCACAGCCTTAAAGCGTAGGTCACACGCCATCATAATGGCTCACAATCACCCAACTGGGAACTTAAAACCGAGCCACGCAGACATCAAATTATCAGATACAATTGCCGCCTCTGGAAAGGTTCTGGGCATTCAACTAATTGATCACTTAATCGTAACATCCGATCACTATTGTTCATTGGCTTCTGATGGCTACATGGAGGCACCCAGCAATGCAGCACCAGTATAA
- a CDS encoding site-specific integrase encodes MVHRRSIGLGKNYVYQRGGKFIYRRRVPSEVSHLDTRKEVKISLKTHSYQEAVIRSTIYDRQVQKFWNDLIETQSSNNLESRYKKAVRTARANGFSYKSIEELATLDLNEIVERLLVDIDQKEKAEALLGGAGSSKVKLTQCSELYWGLVHDQLVNKSPHQIRKWKNPRKAALDSFISVVGDKYLQQITRKDILSFRSWLNDKLRLGFSPSSANKQMRFVRHIIQQIAISQELEIDFDPLFAKLNFKLSNISRPPFEASYVQNKLLPNLGFLNERDRLVVMAIADTGARISEVFGLRPEDIRLEEDIPFIWIRARKGYELKTESSERKIPLVGTALQAFSNSPGGFNHSGNPDSFSGNVNKRLSNHGLRPTPQHSIYSLRHTFKDRLRDIEAPEEIIDDLMGHKKSGPKYGRGHRLETKLKWLEKIAYRTES; translated from the coding sequence TTGGTACACAGAAGGAGTATTGGTTTGGGTAAAAATTATGTTTATCAAAGAGGCGGGAAATTCATTTACAGAAGAAGAGTTCCAAGTGAGGTGTCTCATCTTGACACTAGAAAAGAAGTAAAAATTTCTCTCAAGACACACAGCTACCAAGAAGCGGTCATTCGTTCCACGATCTACGATAGACAAGTTCAAAAATTTTGGAATGATCTCATTGAGACACAATCATCAAACAACCTAGAGTCACGTTACAAAAAAGCAGTTCGAACTGCTAGAGCCAATGGTTTTTCTTATAAATCAATTGAGGAGTTGGCAACTCTGGATCTCAACGAAATTGTCGAACGGCTTTTGGTTGACATTGATCAAAAGGAAAAAGCTGAAGCGCTACTTGGTGGAGCCGGGTCAAGTAAAGTCAAGTTAACCCAATGCAGCGAACTCTACTGGGGTTTGGTACACGATCAACTTGTAAATAAGTCTCCCCATCAAATCCGCAAATGGAAGAACCCCCGCAAGGCTGCACTAGATAGTTTCATAAGTGTAGTTGGCGATAAGTACCTTCAGCAGATAACTCGTAAGGATATACTGTCTTTTCGTTCATGGTTGAATGATAAATTAAGACTTGGTTTCAGCCCTTCAAGTGCCAACAAACAGATGAGGTTTGTCCGGCACATAATTCAACAGATTGCAATTTCTCAGGAACTCGAAATTGATTTTGATCCCTTATTTGCCAAACTGAATTTTAAACTCTCAAATATTTCACGACCACCGTTCGAAGCCAGCTACGTGCAAAACAAATTACTGCCCAACCTCGGTTTCTTGAATGAAAGAGATAGATTGGTGGTAATGGCAATTGCCGACACGGGTGCTAGAATTTCAGAGGTTTTTGGTCTCCGACCCGAGGACATTAGATTAGAAGAAGACATTCCTTTTATCTGGATAAGGGCTAGAAAAGGTTATGAATTAAAAACTGAGAGTTCCGAACGTAAAATTCCATTAGTAGGAACAGCGCTTCAAGCTTTCTCCAACTCACCAGGTGGATTTAATCACTCTGGAAACCCGGACTCATTCTCTGGGAACGTTAACAAGCGACTTTCAAATCATGGGCTTAGACCGACACCACAACATTCTATTTATTCTCTTAGGCACACATTCAAAGACCGTTTAAGAGATATTGAGGCTCCTGAGGAGATAATAGATGACCTTATGGGGCATAAAAAGAGTGGCCCTAAATATGGAAGGGGACACAGACTTGAAACAAAACTCAAATGGTTGGAAAAAATCGCTTACCGAACCGAGAGTTAG
- a CDS encoding N-6 DNA methylase has product MQHQYKEFAKPLEKLGRRHDLSRAFNDLLTIAICSFHSTNIQSRLQEKDEQNEALYMETIKPYSRENLNDLGKAIGILQLNVLDDPYSDVLGEFFMEHITKGQNGQYFTPTPVCEMMAQMTLENSRKEDQRILDPACGSGRMLLSAAKINHRNYFFGADSSQTCAKMATLNFFLNGLQGEVAWMNSLSMEWYGGWQINKFGLGILPIEKEHSQIWTEAPKPKPKPQTPEFDRSLKNLGNQTTEQLTLF; this is encoded by the coding sequence ATGCAGCACCAGTATAAAGAATTTGCAAAACCCCTTGAAAAACTGGGCCGAAGACATGATCTATCGAGAGCTTTCAATGATCTTTTGACCATTGCTATATGTTCTTTTCATAGTACCAATATTCAGAGCCGACTACAGGAAAAAGATGAGCAAAACGAAGCCCTCTACATGGAGACTATCAAACCTTACAGTCGAGAAAATTTAAACGATTTAGGCAAAGCTATTGGCATACTGCAACTCAATGTTCTTGATGATCCCTACTCCGATGTTTTAGGCGAGTTCTTTATGGAGCACATCACCAAAGGTCAGAACGGCCAATACTTCACACCTACTCCGGTTTGCGAAATGATGGCACAAATGACCCTCGAAAATTCGCGTAAGGAAGACCAGCGTATTCTTGACCCAGCTTGCGGTTCAGGCCGGATGCTTTTAAGTGCAGCCAAAATCAACCATCGCAATTATTTCTTTGGAGCAGACAGTAGCCAGACATGCGCAAAAATGGCCACGCTGAACTTCTTCTTGAATGGCCTTCAGGGGGAGGTTGCATGGATGAACAGTCTGTCCATGGAATGGTATGGAGGATGGCAAATCAACAAGTTCGGATTGGGCATTCTTCCCATTGAAAAAGAGCATTCTCAGATTTGGACTGAGGCTCCTAAACCTAAGCCAAAACCTCAGACTCCAGAGTTTGATAGATCACTAAAGAATCTTGGCAACCAGACGACAGAACAACTCACACTTTTTTAG